The following is a genomic window from Lysinibacillus sp. JNUCC-52.
TTGTGCATTAATTGCATTAACGATTTTAAATCTGCAATTTCCTTCCGCAGTTCTTCAGACATACCTGTCTCATCTTTGGAAGATGGTTCATACTTAGGCTGAGCATGTTGAATTTTAGCTTGCACAGCATTTGTAATCTCTTGTAAACTAGCATTTTCTTTTTTAGCAGGTATTGTAGGCACATTAGCAGGAGCGGGAGCCGTATAACTCGGCTCCATGGAGTCAATCCCTGCAACTACCTCAAAATTTTTCTTCTTTACAAGCCCAAAAAGTTTCTTTGTAACTACTACTTTTGAATTCAAAATGACAGCGTCCTCGCCTAAATCAGCTCGTACTAGCTTCATTGCTTCAGGTATGGAAGATGCATAATATTTTTTCATTTTCACTCAACATTCACCACCCCAACACTTTGAATTTCAATAGAAGCATCTAGTTCATTATAAGATAGCACAGGAATCTGCGGGAAATAACGTTCTGTCAGTTGGCGTAAATACATACGAACGGCTGGAGAACATAGAATAATAGCAGATTGTTCCATAAAGGACACGCGTTCTACCTCAGATGCAATGGTCTCTAAAACAATTTGAGAATCTTGTGGATCCATCGCTAAATAATTTCCATGATCCGTTTGCTGAATACTATCAGCAATCATTTTCTCTACTTTACCCGATACAGTAATGACTTTCAATGACGAGCTGCCACCTACATATTGTGATGTAATCTGACGTGCTAATGATTGACGAACATACTCTGTTAATATATCGGTATCGCTAGTTAATTTTGCATAGTCTGCTAATGTTTCAAAAATAATTGGTAAATTACGTACTGAAACATTTTCTCGAAGAAGCTTGCCCAATACTTTTTGGATTTCACCTGTAGACAATGGAGCAGGTGTCAACTCCTCGACTAAAATTGGATGTGTTTCTCGTAAATGGTCGATTAATTGTTTTGTTTCTTGGCGTCCTAAAAGTTCATGCGCATTCGCTCGAATAATTTCAGTTAAATGAGTTGATACAACACTTGGTGGGTCAACAACTGTATAGCCCGACATTTCAGCGTCTTCTTTTACTTGTTCCGTAATCCATTTTGCAGGTAGACCAAATGATGGCTCAACAGTATCAATACCTTCTATTGAATCGTCATCTCCAGGGCTCATTGCTAAATAATGATCGAGTAAAAGCTCTCCCCGAGCCATTTCATTACCTTTAATTTTAATACGGTATTCATTTGGCTGTAATTGAATATTATCGCGAATACGAACAACTGGTATGACAATACCTAGCTCCAATGCTAGTTGACGACGAATCATAATAACGCGATCCAATAAGTCCCCACCTTGAGCAGCATCTACTAACGGTATTAACCCGTAGCCAAATTCAAATTCAATTGGGTCCACATTTAATAAATTCACAACATTTTCAGGGCTCTTCATGCCGTCTGTTGCCACTTCTTCCTCAATTTCAAGTAACTCTTCCTCATCCTCTGGTTTTTTACGATCCATCATGTAAGCACCTGCAATTAGTGAAATACCGATTGGTAACGTTACCCAGTTAGGAATTGGCGTGAATAAACCTAGTAAAATAATAGTACCCCCAGCAACATAAAGAAGCTTTGCTTGGGCGAATAATTGTCCTGTAATATCTTCTCCTAGACTTCCCTTTGAAGATGCACGCGTTACAACAATCCCTGTTGCTGTTGAAATAAGAAGTGCAGGGATTTGCGATACAATACCATCACCAACAGTAAGCTTAGAGAAATGGGTTGCCGCTTCTGCAAATGGTAAGCCCATTTGTACAACACCAATGATAATACCAAATAATAAGTTGATGATAACCATCACCATAGAGGCGATTGCATCCCCTTTTACGAATTTCGTAGCACCATCCATCGCTCCATAGAAATCCGCTTCACCCGCAACTTTATCACGTCGTTCACGCGCTTCTCGTTCAGAAATAACACCTGCATTTAAGTCTGCATCAATACTCATTTGTTTACCTGGCATCGCATCTAGAGTGAATCGAGCAGCTACCTCTGCAACACGTTCCGCCCCTTTAGTAATAACGATAAACTGAATTAATACAAGAATTAAAAACACTACTAAACCTACGAGAACATTCCCGCCAACTACGAAATCCCCAAAGGTTTCAACAACTGAACCAGCATCTCCATTCGCTAAAATTGCACGCGTTGTGGAAACACTCAATCCAAGTCGAAACAGGGTCAACAGTAATATAACGGAAGGGAATATAGAGAAATCTAATGCTTCCTTCATACTCATTGCTGTTAAAAGTACTATTAATCCTAATGTAATATTAATGACGATTAAGAAACTTAGCATCCACGGAGGAAGAGGGATGATGAGCATCGCAACGATTAAAATAACCGCACCTAAAACCCCTATATCGCGAACCTTCATTTGTGTCCCTCCTACAAAAAAGCTTTAAATTTTCCGCTTAATACGATAAACATAAGCGAGTACTTCTGCTATTGCTTTGAAAAACTCTTCTGGTACTTGATCGCCTATTTCTACCTGATCATACATGGCGCGGGCTAATGGTCTATTTTCTACCATTACGACATCATGTTCTTTAGCAATCAGTTTAATTTTTTGAGCTACAAAGTCTGTTCCCTTTGCCACTATACGTGGGGCATCCATACTTTCCTCATCATACTTCAGAGCGATTGCATAGTGCGTTGGGTTGGTAATAACGACATCTGCGTTCGGAACCTCTGACATCATTCGACGCATCGCCATTTCACGCTGACGTTGTTTGATTTTTGATTTAATGAGCGGATCGCCCTCACTATTTTTATATTCATCTTTAATGTCCTGCTTAGACATTTTAAGATTTTTTTCATACTCATGTTTTTGATACATCCAGTCCAATAAGGATACACATAGTAACACAAGAGAAGCCGCAATTCCCATAATGCCGACTAGTTTGCCAACTGTAATAAGGGTCATCCACGGACTTTTAAAGGATAATGCTAATACTTCATGTAAATTTGACCATATGATAATTGTTGTTACCCCACCAATAAAGGTGATTTTTAATACTGATTTTAAAAGCTCTACTATGGCTTTTACTGAAAAAATTTTCTTTAATCCTTTAATAGGATCCATCTTTTTTAAATCGAATTTCATCGGCTCTAATGTGAATAAAAAACCAAATTGTAGAAAGTTACCCGCCAATGCTCCTACGAAAGCAATCGCCATTATCGGTACGATAACATAAGCCATTTCTACTAATGTTTCGGTAAAGAGATGCATTACACTGTCTATCGTAAGTGTTTCTACACGTATGTTATGGATAAATGTTTGCCTAAAAAAAGATAAAAGCTCGTCTCGCAATGATCCCGCGAAGAAAAAAAGAAAGATAAACACCATGAGCATAACAATCGCACTAGATATGTCCTGACTCTTTACGACCTGCCCTTTTTTTCTAGCATCTTGTCGTTTTTTAGGTGTCGCCTTTTCCGTTTTTTCACCTGCAAAAAACTGTAAATCTAAGTCCAGTAGTAGCAACATGTTATCCACCACCTAATATTGCCATTAAATCGCGCATACCGTAAATCATAATCGTAATCAACTTTTGTATGACTTGTATCATAACCGCCATCATCGTGAATAACACTAAAAAACTAACTCCAATTTTAATGGGAAAACCGACAACAAAGATGTTAAGCTGTGGGACAGTTTTCGCCGTAATCCCTAGTGCTAAATCAACTAAAAACAACGTTGCTACAACAGGTGCTGCCATTTGAAAAGCTATGGCGAAGACTGCAGTAAAGGTTGTTATAACAAACTGGATATAGTCATCTTTCGCGAAATCTGGAAATCCTTGATCTATAGGTAAAAATTGATAACTATAGTAAATTCCATCTAGAATCATATGATGGCCATCTATTGCTAATAGAAATAGTAACGCCAATGTATTAAAAAATTGACCAATAAGTGGACTTTGTGCCCCTGTTTGCGGATCAATAATATTGGCGATGGCAAATCCCATTTGGAAATCGATAAAGCTTCCGGCAATTTGAATTGCCGACATGATGATATAGCCTACTAGACCTAGTAACAATCCAATAAGGGCTTCTTTCATCACTAAAAGTATGTAATCACCATTAAAAAGAAATGGCTCTACGTCGATTGTATAATACATCATCCAAGCTAAAACGAATGCGAGGGCAATACGTACTTGCTGCGGAATCGTTTTATATGAAAAGAAAGGTACTGTAACGAAAAAAGCCGTTACACGCACAAGTACTAATAAGAATACCGTTATTTGGGGGACTAGTTCATTCATGCACTCACCCTATATAACGCGTTAAATTCTCAAAAATATCTCTCGCATAGCTTGTTACTTGAGATAACATCCATGGACCAAAGAAAACGATGCCCACTAATACTGCGACGATTTTTGGAACGAATGCTAATGTTTGCTCTTGAATTGATGTTGTTGCTTGAAATATACTTACCGCTAGACCTGAGATTAAAGCAATTAATAATAGCGGTCCGCTTGTTAGAAGGATAATCATAATGGCACGCTCTGCAATTGAAATAACCATTTCACCTGTCATACTGTATCATCCCCTAAAAACTTTGTAGTAATGATTTCATTACGAGGTACCAGCCATCGACGAGTACAAATAATAAAATCTTAAACGGTAATGAGATCATAACCGGTGGTAACATCATCATCCCCATCGACATCAATGTACTTGCGACAATCATATCGATTACTAGGAATGGAATAAAAATCATAAAACCAATTTGGAAAGCTGTTTTAATTTCGCTTAATGCAAAGGCAGGTACAAGCATAGTTAGAGGAATTTCCTCCACCGATGCTGGTTTTTCTGCTTGATTGTATTGTAAAAACAAATCTAAATCTTTTTGCCTCGTTTGTTTACTCATAAATTCTTTAAAGGGCACACTAGCTTTCTCGTATGCTTCTTCTAGCCCTATTTCTTCAGCGAATAATGGCTGTAATGCCTCTTTATTGACCTCTTGAAAAGTAGGAGCCATGATAAAAAACGTTAAAAACAAAGCAAGACCAACAATAACCTGATTTGGTGGCATTTGTTGTGTCGCTAAAGCTGTACGTACAAACGAGAGCACAATGACAATCCTTGCAAAGGACGTCATTAAAATTAATATGCTCGGTGCAAGTGACAGAACGGTTAATAATAATAGGAGCTTAACAGAGGTTGAGACATTTGTCGGATCGCTGTTGGAAAAATAATTGACTATATCATTCATTTATCATCATTCTCCTTTTGCTTCCATCTCTCTAGTTCTTCACTGCGCTCCTGTTTAATTTCGGAAATTTTCTTTTCAAAAAGTTCACCAAATGAATCTTGGTTTTGAACTTTTGAAGCATTTTGGTTATTTTTTCTCTTAAACTTTGAAAATACTTCTGCTATATAAGGTGATGTTGCCGCATATTCCTGTTTTTCGTTATATAGTGAAAGGAGTGCTTCAACTTCCTGCGGATCGGTAATCTCACGTAAAAGTTGGACATCATCACCGACACCAACTAAATAAAGTGATTTTCCTATTTGCAAAAGTTGAACAGACTTTTGTGCACCTAACGATAAACCGCCTAAATTTTGTACCATTTGATTTCGTTGAAAAGTTAAATTTCTTTTATTAAGAAATTTCATCAACCCATAAAATAAAGCTACAACAAAAATAAGCGCCAAAACCATTTTTATGTATTCCCATGCAGAAACATCTCCAGCTGCTGAAACAACCGTATCTTCCTTCGCAGCTGGATCTGTATTATCCTTACATTCCTCTGGTTTTTTCATACAATACTCAATACTATTTGTATCAGAGTCAGCATAAACAGAAACTGTTGGCGGGTACACAAATAGGAAGGTTAATAGAAATGCGAAAATCATCGTTACACGAAATGATTTTAACATTTGCATGAAATCATCCTAGTGCTTTTTGAATCGCTTCAATTACACGATCTGCTTGGAAAGGCTTAACAATAAAGTCCTTCGCACCAGCTTGAATTGCATCGATTACCATCGCTTGTTGTCCCATTGCTGAACACATGATTACAGTTGCACTTGGATCAGTACCTTTAATAGCTTTAAGAGCTGCAATACCATCCATTTCAGGCATTGTAATATCCATTGTTACTAAATCTGGCTTTAACTCGTTGTATTTTTCAACAGCCTGTAGACCATCGGCAGCTTCTCCTACAACTTCAAATCCGTTTTTCGACAAAATATCCTTGATCATCATGCGCATAAATGCAGCATCGTCTACAATCAAAATTCTTTTAGACATGGTTAACTCCTCCAATTGAAACTATCTTAAATTATTTAAACGCTCTGCTTGACTTAAAACATCTGTAATGCGTACGCCGAAGTTTTCATCGATAACAACAACTTCGCCCTTTGCAATTAAACGACTATTTACTAGAATATCAACTGGTTCCCCTGCTAACTTATCTAATTCAATAATCGATCCACTAGCTAGTTCTAAAATCTCTTTAACAGAACGTTTCGTACGTCCTAACTCTACAGTAACTTGCAATGGAATATCAAGTAGCATATTTAAATTTCTAGCCTCAGATTGAGAGATTACATTTGGATCAAAGCTAGCAAACTGTGCCTGTTGAACATTTACAGGTTGTACTGGTCTTTGTTGCGTATGAATTTGTTGCTGCTCTTGATACATTGGTTGTTGCTGTTCTTGATACATCGGCTGTTGTTGCACTGGCACTGCTGGCTGTTGATATACAGGTTGCTGTGCTGGTGGCGGTGTAGGTTGAACAGGCGGTGGTGCGATAGGCGCTTCTGGAGCAATTGTTGCTGCAACTGGCTCTTCAATCGCCTCTGTTTCTCCTAATAATGACTTAACAATGTTTTGACTAAACTTAAGCGGTAATAATTGCATTAAGTTTGAATCGATTAAATTACCAATTCGAAGTCGGAAAGAAACTTTTACAAGTAAATCATCTTCTGGAATATTATCTCGACCTTCATTTTGAGAAATATTCATTAAGTCAATCGTCGGTGGCGAAATATCCACCTTTTTGTTGAATACTGTCGACATCGATGTAGCAGCTGAACCCATCATTTGGTTCATTGCTTCTTGCACTGCGCTTAGCTGAATTTCGCCTAAGTCAGGTTTAGGATTTAAGCCGTCCCCACCTAACATTAAATCAGCAATAATGGCAGCATCTGATTGTTTAATAACAAGTAAATTCATACCTGTTAAACCGATTGTATATTCAACTTGTACCGCTACATATGGATGAGGAAATTCCTCTTCTAATTTATTGCGGTTAATCATTGAAATACTAGGAGTAGTAATATCTACTTTTTGGCCTAATAATGCAGATAGAGCAGTAGCTGAACTTCCGAAAGATATATTTCCTACTTCACCTAGTGCGTCTTGAGCAAACGAATCAAGGTAATCCTCTACTCGTATTTCATTTGTTTCTTCTTTTGTAGAAGCTTCGCTGTCGTTTATTCTATCCTCCAACGTTTCGCCCCTTAATAACGCTTCAATTTCTTCTTGGGAGAGCATTTCATCACTCATCTTCGTCTCCTCCTTTCAAAGGGTCGATAATCTGGATTGCTAATTTTTTACCCTGTTTACCAGGTTGTACTGTGAATTTAGGCAATGTACCTACTTTCAGCAGTAATGGATCATCAATTTTTTGTTCTAATTGAATAACATCACCAATTTGCATCATTAGGAAGTCTTCAATAGTAATGTCTGTAATACCTAACTCTACTGAAAGAGGTAATCTTGCTTGTTTCACACGTGTTTCGAGCATTTTTGTTTGCTCAGGTGACATCTCTTTCGTATTTGTTTGCATCCAATAACGTACAGATAGATTCGGTACGATTGGCTCCAATACAACATGCGGGATACAAATATTAATCATACCGCTTGTCTCACCAATAATTGTATTCAATGAAATAACGACTACCGTTTCATTTGGTGAAATCATTTGTAAAAATTGAGGATTTACCTCAAGTTCTACTAGAATTGGGTCAATTTCAGCAACATTTTCCCATGCTTCGCGTAAATTGTCGAATGAACGTTCGAAGAGGTTTGTCATAATTTTTGTTTCAATCTCAGTTAAGTTATCAACATTACTATGACTCGCTCCACTACCGCCCATTAAACGATCCAACATCGAATAGGCAATGTTTGGGTTTATTTCCATCAATATATTACCATCAAGTGGTGGCACTTCAAACACATTAATGAGCGTCATATTCGGAATTGAACGAACAAACTCTTCAAAGGGTATTTGGTCTACTGATGCTACTGTAATTTGCACGTAGCTTCTTAACTGTGCAGAAAAGAAGGTCGTTAGTAATCGCGCAAAATTTTCATGTATTCGGGTCAAACTTCGGATTTGATCTTTAGAGAAGCGCAACGCTCGCTTAAAGTCATAAACTTTAACCTTTCGTACCTCGTCCTCTTTCTTCATGTCATCCGCTGACATTTCTCCGGTCGAGATTGCGGAAAGTAGCGCATCTATCTCCGATTGGGATAACACATCTCCTGCCATTTGCCCACCTCCGTTTCAAGCAGTTTCTAATTTTTATTGAAAGATGTAGGAGGTAATATATACTTGTTGAATTTCTCCCTCTTGCATCAATTCATTTAACTGTGTTTTTAATGCCTTTTCAAACATTACTTTTCCTGCCTTGCCATCTAAATCTTTCTGTTCCATTTCTGAAAGCTCTTGAATAATTAAATTATTCGTTTGGAAATCACGCTTCTTTAACTCTTCGGCAGCGTCCTTGCTAGAAGTTTGGATTTTCAGCGTCATGCGCACTACCCTTTTATCAGCAAGATTAGTCATAATTTCAGGAACATCAACAGATGCTTCGACAATATCGTCTATTGATGGTTCAAGTGATGCTGCAGGCTTATTGAATTGGGTAAATAATACAAACGCAATAACTCCAATAAGTATAATCGCCACTAGTACGATGATGATCATCGTTAACACTTTATTATTCTTCATCTTCTTCACCTCGTAGATGCGGGTTTGATAGTACTTGTATATTGTTATAAAAGGCAGTTACCTTTTGTCGCACCTCATCTTCACTCTGTAACACAATAATTTTTGTTCCAGTTGTTAAAGTAATTGTCGTATCTGGAAAAGATTCAACTGTTTCTATGTATAAAGCATTCAGTGTAAATGCTTTGCCATTTAGTCTTGTTAGTTCAATCATTGAAATAGGGCCGGTCTAGCGTGAGAGCCGGCCCGACCCTCCCTCATATTGAAAATTATGTTTTAGAACGCATCCATTGTGGATTCGCTATAATCACACTAGCATACATTGAGAAGTTACATATATTAGCGTGTAAAACTTATATATTCTTGCTTTTATAACTAGAAGAAACTTATTACTAGCGTTTTAAGTTTACTAGTTCTTGTAGTACTTCATCTGAAGTCGTAATAATACGCGTATTCGCTTGGAAACCACGCTGTGCAACAATCATCTCAGTAAATTCTTCTGAAAGATCGACATTGGACATTTCAAGCGCCCCTGCCGTAATTGAACCCATACCAGCAACTGTCGCTACTTGGCCATATGGTTGACCTGAGTTTGCTGTTGCTTGGAAGTAGTTACTTCCTACTTTTTCAAGTCCACCAGCATTCGGGAACTTAACCATGACAATTTGACCTGCATATTGTCTATATCCGTTTGCATCTACATATTCAACCGTTCCGTCTTGACCGATACTTATAGATTTAGCTGTTGTTGGGATTTTGATTGGGTTATTATCTTCAAAAGTAAATGTATCATTTTCCCCTAATAAATCCTCAGTTTCACCATTCAGCGGACTTGCTTCTTTATCTCCCTCAGCATTACTTTCAGTAGAATCTGTTTCATACAATGTATCATTTGCATGACCTACTAAATACTTCCCTTCTGCATTGACTAAATAACCTTCGCTGTCCATGTAGAAATTACCTGCACGTGTATATACAACGTTTGTATAGCCTTCTGCAACGCCATCAGTATTTGATACAGAGTCAGCTACCATAAAGAAGCCTTCACCTTGAACAGCAAGGTCCAATGGGCGATCTGTCGTTTGACGTGAACCAGAACCGTGAACCGTATCAATTGCAGCAAGTGTAGAACCAAGACCTACTTGCAATGGGTTTGTACCACCACGAGTAGTAGTTGCAGCTGAAGCACCTGCGCTTGTTTGAGATAGGATGTCTTTGAAAATAACACGTCCTTTTTTAAATCCATACGTGTTAACATTGGCAATATTATTCCCAATAACATCTAGCTTTGTTTGGAAGTTTTTAAGACCTGAAATACCTGAATACATAGAACGTAACATAAGTTGTCGTTCTCCCTTCATTTTTTGAATTGTGTGCCTCTATCAGTCAGCAACACATAGGCTTCCTTACATAAAGAAGGTCCAGCCTTAAAGCACGATTGTGCCATCAATATTAGTAAACAGTTGTTGTTTTGCTTCCGTGCGATCCATTGCTGTAATGACAGTAGCATTTTTAGCACTGACAATTAGAGCCGCTTGATCCATCAAGACTAATGGTTGTTTGACACCTTTTGAATGTGCCTCAAATACCTTGTCAGATACAACCCGCCATTCCTGTTCAGAAATCGCAATATTACGCTCTTTAATGCGTTCATTTGCATGCTTACTTACTTTTAGCTCCTGTTGATTCGTTGCTTCCTGTAAATGAGCACTAAACGATTGCTGTGTATTAATAGGTGTAGGCTGCGTTTGGCGAATAGTTGGATACAATGGGACACGATGAATCGAAAATTTATCCATCTTTCTCCACCACCTTTATTCGCTTATTACTGTAAATTCTTTCCCTGCAAGTTTTTTACCATTATCTAATTCGTAATAAATATTGCCATCTTTGTTTGATACAGAGACAATTCGTCCTTGCACATCTTGCTCTCCGTCATTGTAAGTGACATTTTTGCCGATTAACTTACTTGCTTGTACAAGAGGCGATTCAGTTGATGTATTACTTTCACCCGTGCTTGTTTCTTTATTACCTAAAATTGCAGAAATGTTTCCAGGATAGATTTCCTTACCATCAGCTAAAATGAATACGGCTTCTCCATCAACAAATTTTAATGATTGGATAACACCCGTACCTTCATTTATAACTGGCTTATTATCTGCATCTACTTCCTCTGTCAGTTCATGCCATTTTAC
Proteins encoded in this region:
- the flhA gene encoding flagellar biosynthesis protein FlhA; translation: MKVRDIGVLGAVILIVAMLIIPLPPWMLSFLIVINITLGLIVLLTAMSMKEALDFSIFPSVILLLTLFRLGLSVSTTRAILANGDAGSVVETFGDFVVGGNVLVGLVVFLILVLIQFIVITKGAERVAEVAARFTLDAMPGKQMSIDADLNAGVISEREARERRDKVAGEADFYGAMDGATKFVKGDAIASMVMVIINLLFGIIIGVVQMGLPFAEAATHFSKLTVGDGIVSQIPALLISTATGIVVTRASSKGSLGEDITGQLFAQAKLLYVAGGTIILLGLFTPIPNWVTLPIGISLIAGAYMMDRKKPEDEEELLEIEEEVATDGMKSPENVVNLLNVDPIEFEFGYGLIPLVDAAQGGDLLDRVIMIRRQLALELGIVIPVVRIRDNIQLQPNEYRIKIKGNEMARGELLLDHYLAMSPGDDDSIEGIDTVEPSFGLPAKWITEQVKEDAEMSGYTVVDPPSVVSTHLTEIIRANAHELLGRQETKQLIDHLRETHPILVEELTPAPLSTGEIQKVLGKLLRENVSVRNLPIIFETLADYAKLTSDTDILTEYVRQSLARQITSQYVGGSSSLKVITVSGKVEKMIADSIQQTDHGNYLAMDPQDSQIVLETIASEVERVSFMEQSAIILCSPAVRMYLRQLTERYFPQIPVLSYNELDASIEIQSVGVVNVE
- the flhB gene encoding flagellar biosynthesis protein FlhB; translation: MLLLLDLDLQFFAGEKTEKATPKKRQDARKKGQVVKSQDISSAIVMLMVFIFLFFFAGSLRDELLSFFRQTFIHNIRVETLTIDSVMHLFTETLVEMAYVIVPIMAIAFVGALAGNFLQFGFLFTLEPMKFDLKKMDPIKGLKKIFSVKAIVELLKSVLKITFIGGVTTIIIWSNLHEVLALSFKSPWMTLITVGKLVGIMGIAASLVLLCVSLLDWMYQKHEYEKNLKMSKQDIKDEYKNSEGDPLIKSKIKQRQREMAMRRMMSEVPNADVVITNPTHYAIALKYDEESMDAPRIVAKGTDFVAQKIKLIAKEHDVVMVENRPLARAMYDQVEIGDQVPEEFFKAIAEVLAYVYRIKRKI
- the fliR gene encoding flagellar biosynthetic protein FliR, which gives rise to MNELVPQITVFLLVLVRVTAFFVTVPFFSYKTIPQQVRIALAFVLAWMMYYTIDVEPFLFNGDYILLVMKEALIGLLLGLVGYIIMSAIQIAGSFIDFQMGFAIANIIDPQTGAQSPLIGQFFNTLALLFLLAIDGHHMILDGIYYSYQFLPIDQGFPDFAKDDYIQFVITTFTAVFAIAFQMAAPVVATLFLVDLALGITAKTVPQLNIFVVGFPIKIGVSFLVLFTMMAVMIQVIQKLITIMIYGMRDLMAILGGG
- the fliQ gene encoding flagellar biosynthesis protein FliQ yields the protein MTGEMVISIAERAIMIILLTSGPLLLIALISGLAVSIFQATTSIQEQTLAFVPKIVAVLVGIVFFGPWMLSQVTSYARDIFENLTRYIG
- the fliP gene encoding flagellar type III secretion system pore protein FliP (The bacterial flagellar biogenesis protein FliP forms a type III secretion system (T3SS)-type pore required for flagellar assembly.), giving the protein MNDIVNYFSNSDPTNVSTSVKLLLLLTVLSLAPSILILMTSFARIVIVLSFVRTALATQQMPPNQVIVGLALFLTFFIMAPTFQEVNKEALQPLFAEEIGLEEAYEKASVPFKEFMSKQTRQKDLDLFLQYNQAEKPASVEEIPLTMLVPAFALSEIKTAFQIGFMIFIPFLVIDMIVASTLMSMGMMMLPPVMISLPFKILLFVLVDGWYLVMKSLLQSF
- a CDS encoding flagellar biosynthetic protein FliO → MLKSFRVTMIFAFLLTFLFVYPPTVSVYADSDTNSIEYCMKKPEECKDNTDPAAKEDTVVSAAGDVSAWEYIKMVLALIFVVALFYGLMKFLNKRNLTFQRNQMVQNLGGLSLGAQKSVQLLQIGKSLYLVGVGDDVQLLREITDPQEVEALLSLYNEKQEYAATSPYIAEVFSKFKRKNNQNASKVQNQDSFGELFEKKISEIKQERSEELERWKQKENDDK
- a CDS encoding response regulator, with amino-acid sequence MSKRILIVDDAAFMRMMIKDILSKNGFEVVGEAADGLQAVEKYNELKPDLVTMDITMPEMDGIAALKAIKGTDPSATVIMCSAMGQQAMVIDAIQAGAKDFIVKPFQADRVIEAIQKALG
- the fliY gene encoding flagellar motor switch phosphatase FliY gives rise to the protein MSDEMLSQEEIEALLRGETLEDRINDSEASTKEETNEIRVEDYLDSFAQDALGEVGNISFGSSATALSALLGQKVDITTPSISMINRNKLEEEFPHPYVAVQVEYTIGLTGMNLLVIKQSDAAIIADLMLGGDGLNPKPDLGEIQLSAVQEAMNQMMGSAATSMSTVFNKKVDISPPTIDLMNISQNEGRDNIPEDDLLVKVSFRLRIGNLIDSNLMQLLPLKFSQNIVKSLLGETEAIEEPVAATIAPEAPIAPPPVQPTPPPAQQPVYQQPAVPVQQQPMYQEQQQPMYQEQQQIHTQQRPVQPVNVQQAQFASFDPNVISQSEARNLNMLLDIPLQVTVELGRTKRSVKEILELASGSIIELDKLAGEPVDILVNSRLIAKGEVVVIDENFGVRITDVLSQAERLNNLR
- the fliM gene encoding flagellar motor switch protein FliM, whose amino-acid sequence is MAGDVLSQSEIDALLSAISTGEMSADDMKKEDEVRKVKVYDFKRALRFSKDQIRSLTRIHENFARLLTTFFSAQLRSYVQITVASVDQIPFEEFVRSIPNMTLINVFEVPPLDGNILMEINPNIAYSMLDRLMGGSGASHSNVDNLTEIETKIMTNLFERSFDNLREAWENVAEIDPILVELEVNPQFLQMISPNETVVVISLNTIIGETSGMINICIPHVVLEPIVPNLSVRYWMQTNTKEMSPEQTKMLETRVKQARLPLSVELGITDITIEDFLMMQIGDVIQLEQKIDDPLLLKVGTLPKFTVQPGKQGKKLAIQIIDPLKGGDEDE
- the fliL gene encoding flagellar basal body-associated protein FliL, translating into MKNNKVLTMIIIVLVAIILIGVIAFVLFTQFNKPAASLEPSIDDIVEASVDVPEIMTNLADKRVVRMTLKIQTSSKDAAEELKKRDFQTNNLIIQELSEMEQKDLDGKAGKVMFEKALKTQLNELMQEGEIQQVYITSYIFQ
- a CDS encoding flagellar FlbD family protein, whose product is MIELTRLNGKAFTLNALYIETVESFPDTTITLTTGTKIIVLQSEDEVRQKVTAFYNNIQVLSNPHLRGEEDEE
- a CDS encoding flagellar hook-basal body complex protein, translated to MLRSMYSGISGLKNFQTKLDVIGNNIANVNTYGFKKGRVIFKDILSQTSAGASAATTTRGGTNPLQVGLGSTLAAIDTVHGSGSRQTTDRPLDLAVQGEGFFMVADSVSNTDGVAEGYTNVVYTRAGNFYMDSEGYLVNAEGKYLVGHANDTLYETDSTESNAEGDKEASPLNGETEDLLGENDTFTFEDNNPIKIPTTAKSISIGQDGTVEYVDANGYRQYAGQIVMVKFPNAGGLEKVGSNYFQATANSGQPYGQVATVAGMGSITAGALEMSNVDLSEEFTEMIVAQRGFQANTRIITTSDEVLQELVNLKR
- a CDS encoding TIGR02530 family flagellar biosynthesis protein codes for the protein MDKFSIHRVPLYPTIRQTQPTPINTQQSFSAHLQEATNQQELKVSKHANERIKERNIAISEQEWRVVSDKVFEAHSKGVKQPLVLMDQAALIVSAKNATVITAMDRTEAKQQLFTNIDGTIVL
- the flgD gene encoding flagellar hook assembly protein FlgD, producing MADKITNDLYYSNYSAPTKQTGNSELGKDAFLKLLITQLQHQDPTNPMDDRDFIAQMAQFSSLEQMQNMTKAMESLLMSQQQTQLMNYTSFVGKEVKWHELTEEVDADNKPVINEGTGVIQSLKFVDGEAVFILADGKEIYPGNISAILGNKETSTGESNTSTESPLVQASKLIGKNVTYNDGEQDVQGRIVSVSNKDGNIYYELDNGKKLAGKEFTVISE